Proteins encoded together in one Palaemon carinicauda isolate YSFRI2023 chromosome 45, ASM3689809v2, whole genome shotgun sequence window:
- the LOC137634672 gene encoding uncharacterized protein, whose protein sequence is MNGLLLALMTVLLVGVATAKPQGHPNNCDNWCKDSLGRLTCCSKLPTCPVDNRPPGDCNRPLGAAAAPVSGPFRCSDDSSCGPGAICCPDKCIGYTICKNV, encoded by the exons ATG AATGGTCTATTGTTGGCTCTCATGACTGTCCTCCTGGTGGGCGTGGCCACTGCCAAACCTCAAGGTCACCCCAATAACTGCGATAATTGGTGCAAGGACAGTTTGGGTCGTCTCACCTGCTGCTCCAAACTCC CAACATGTCCTGTTGATAATCGGCCACCGGGAGATTGCAATCGACCATTAGGAGCAGCAGCTGCACCCGTTTCTGGTCCCTTT AGATGCTCAGATGACAGTTCTTGTGGGCCAGGTGCCATCTGCTGTCCAGACAAGTGCATCGGTTACACCATCTGCAAAAATGTTTAA